A genomic stretch from Bos javanicus breed banteng chromosome 3, ARS-OSU_banteng_1.0, whole genome shotgun sequence includes:
- the TSACC gene encoding TSSK6-activating co-chaperone protein: MEQLPSHPTNRRAKEEGNNVPLCRAKPSPSFINLQASSPPVTLLKILPTKLPSGINHKPKECLGLLECMYANLQLQTQLAQQQMAILENLQASMTQLAPGKENKNSSLPALSRNLLLSHLPQFSK, from the exons CCAAAGAGGAGGGTAATAATGTGCCTCTTTGTCGAGCCAAACCCTCCCCCAGCTTTATTAATCTTCAAGCAAGTTCCCCACCAGTCACTTTACTGAAAATCCTGCCAACAAAGTTGCCGTCAG GTATTAACCACAAGCCCAAGGAATGCCTAGGACTCCTAGAATGTATGTATGCCAATCTCCAGCTTCAGACCCAGCTCGCCCAACAACAGATGGCTATTTTGGAAAATTTACAAGCATCCATGACACAACTGGCTCctgggaaagaaaacaagaactcTTCTCTCCCAGCCTTATCTCGCAATCTATTGTTAAGTCACCTGCCCCAATTCAGTAAATGA